CATTAGGCAGCAGGAGTACGTCGACCCGAGCGACTCCCGCATCACGATTGGCGAACTGGGCAATATCTGGCTCCAGGACCAGCGGGCGGTCCTCAAGCCTTCGTCGATGCATCCCCTTGAGTCATGCTGGCGCGTTCACGTGCAGCCGAGATGGGCATCCATCCGTGTCAACGCCGTCCGCTACAGCGACGCCCGGAGCTGGGTCACTGAACTGAGCGAAAGACGCGGCGCATCCACCGTGATCCGCGCATACGGCATACTCGCGTCGATTCTCGACGTGGCCGTGCGGGACCGTCGGCTCAGAGAGAACCCGGTGCGGGGGATCAAGCTGCCCCGCAAGCAACCCAAACGCCGCGTGTACTTGACCCATCGACAGGTCGAGCTGCTCGCCAGCGAATCTCGATACCCAGACATCATCCTCTTTCTCGCGTACACCGGGTTGCGGTGGGGAGAAGCTACGGGGCTCCGCGTCCGCGACGTCGACCCGATGCGCCGGCGCGTGCACGTGCAAGAGAACGCCGTCATGGTCAACGGCACCGTTCACACCGGCACACCCAAGACCCACGCGGCCAGGTCCGTGCCCTACCCTGACTTCCTCGACCCGGCCATCCGCGCAGACATGCGGGGGAAGGCAGCTGAGCACCTCCTCTTCGGCGACGGCGACGACCACCTCCGGCTCCCCAGCTCCCAAGATGGCTGGTTCGCTGCCGCCGTCCGCCGCGCACGAGAGATCGACCCCGACTTCCCCTACATCTCCCCTCACGATCTGCGTCATACCGCCGCGAGCCTGGCTATCAGCGCCGGCGCAAACGTCAAAGCAGTACAGCGGATGCTCGGTCACGCCAGCGCGGCGATGACACTCGACACGTACGCCGATCTCTTCGACGACGACCTGGATTACGTCGCACAGGCGCTCAGCCGCGCTCGCGACACCCAGCGCACGATCACGATTCCGGAGAGTTCGCACGCGGGACCCGCCGGCTATCGCGGGCCCGGGCGCAGCTACGGTCAACTCGACCGCTGACCATCGCGACGCGCGCAATGGGCGTTGCGGGGGCGGACCACGGCCGTTCGCAGAACTCCCGGAGGTGGTGTCGAGCACGCTGCGCAACGCACTTTTACCCATTCTTTACCCGCCTGCCCGGCGAAGGGTAAGACGAAAGCCCCGCGATCCCAATATTTACAGGGGTTCGCGGGGCTTCGACGATGGCGGTGACGGTGGGATTTGAACCCACGGTAGGGGGTTACCCTACACAACTTTTCGAGAGTTGCACCTTCGGCCGCTCGGACACGTCACCGCCGAAGAGTCTACGACACGCCGCGGTCGGTCGCGAATCGCGGCATCCGACCCTCCCTCTCCCGGCAGCTTCTGCCCTCGGAGAGCCGAGGGAGGGGCGAAAGCTGACGGGAGAAGTGCAGACGTCGGAAGGGCGGTGAGGACGGATGCCACGGACCGGCGCACCGCCACGGCCGCGCCGCTCGCTCGGCGACGAGAGATCGGGCCACACCCGCGCACGGCCGGCTGGGAGACTGAGCGCATGGCGGTCATCGAGAACTCCAAGGTCACCATCGTCGGCGCCGGAAGCGTGGGTGCGAGCACCGCGTACGCAGCGCTGATCCGCGGGTCGGCCCGGCACGTCGCCCTCTACGACATCGCCACCGCGAAGGTCGACGCCGAGGTGCTCGACCTCGCCCACGGCACGCAGTTCACCGGGCGGAGCGACATCGTGGGCGGCAGCGACATCGGCGTCGCCGAGGGTTCGCATGTCATCGTCATCACCGCCGGCGCGAAGCAGGACCCCGGTCAGACCCGCATCGACCTGGCGGGCGTGAACGCCGGCATCCTGCAGCGCATGCTGCCCGAGCTCCTCGACGTCGCCCCGAACGCGATCTACGTCATCGTGACGAACCCCTGCGACGTACTGACGGTCCGCGCGCAGCAGGAGACAGGGCTCCCGCCCGAGCGCATCTTCGCCTCGGGCACCGTGCTCGACACCTCGCGCCTGCGATGGAAGCTCGCGCAACGCGCGGGGGTGTCGACCTCGAGTGTGCACGCCTACATCGTCGGAGAGCACGGCGACACTGAGTTCCCGCTGTGGTCGCGCGCGACGATCGGCACCGTGCCGATCCGCGAGTGGCAGGCCGCGGGTCATCCGCCGATGACGCAGACCGAGCTGGACGAGATCGCGGTGGACGTGCGGGATGCCGCGTACAAGGTCATCCAGGGGAAGGGGGCGACGAACTACGCCATCGGCCTCTCCAGCGCCCGCATCATCGAGGCGGTCCTCGGTGATGAGCACGCGGTGATGCCGGTCTCGACGGTGCTGCGCGACTTCCACGGGGTCGACGGGGTCGCCCTCTCGGTCCCGTCGATCGTCAGCGCGTCCGGCGCGACGCCGGTGCGCGAGACGACCTTCTCCGACCACGAACTCGAGCTGTTCCACCGCTCTGCCGCAGCGATCCACGACGTCGCGCGCTCGCTCCCGTGACCTGAATCCGACCAGGCCCTCAGCCGAGGAACCCGCGCAGAAGCGACTCCGACCCGGCGAGGTGTTCGAGGACGGCCGCCTCGGCGGCATCCGCTCGCCCGGCCAGGATCGCGGTGACGATCGCCTCGTGCTGGGCGTTGGAGTGCTCGATGTTGCGGGGAAGGAGCGGAAACGCGTCGAGCCACACGTTGACCTGCGCCCGGTTCTCGGCGATGAGGGCGACGAGGGAGGGGACCGCGGCGAGCTCGGCGATCGTCAGGTGCAGCAGCGTGTCGAGCCGACGGTAGTCGTCGGTGCCGACGAGCGCGGCCTCCTCGTGCCGTGCCCACAGCTCGGCTCTCGCCTCGGGGTCGAGGGTGCGCCCGGCAGCGGTGCGCGCCGCACCCGCCTCGAGCACCCGCCGAAGGCCCAGCACGTCTTCGAGCTCGGTCGCGCTCACCGCGACCGACGCCGGCTGCGGCAGCGGGTCGGCGACGAACGTGCCGCCGTACCGGCCGCGCCGCCGCACGAGGTACCCGGTGTCGGCGAGCTCGCGGATCGCCTCGCGCACGGTGTCGCGGCTGACCCCGTAGAGCCCGGCGAGCTCGCGCTCGGGCGGCAGCGACTCCCCCGGCGCGACGACGCCGAGCCGCACGGTCTGGATGAGGCGGGCGATGGTGTCTTCGAGGGCGTTCCCCCCGCGCACCGGCCGGTAGACCGCGCGCCGCACGGCGGGGAGGGGCACCTCGACGGACACGGCACTCACCTACAGGGGGGTGACATACGCGTTTGTGATGCCGCCGTCGACGACGAACGCGGTGGCGGTGATGAACGAGGCGTCGTCGGAGGCGAGGAAGGCGACCGCCGCGGCCATCTCCTCGGGTTCGGCGAACCGCCCCATGGGCACGTGGATGAGGCGGCGCTGCGCGCGCTCGGGGTCTTCTGCGAAGAGCTCGCGCAGGAGCGGGGTGTTCACCGGCCCCGGGCAGAGCGCGTTCACCCGGATCCCCTGTCGTGCGAACTGCACCCCGAGCTCGCGCGTCATCGCGAGCACTCCGCCTTTCGACGCCGTGTAGGAGATCTGCGAGGTCGCCGATCCCAGCAGCGCCACGAACGACGCGGTGTTGATGATTGATCCGCGTCCCGCCGGCACCATGTGGCGCAGCGCCGCGCGCGAGCACAGATACACGCTCTTGAGGTTGACGTCCTGCACCCGGTCCCACGCGGGGAGCTCCGTCGTCTCGATCGAGTCGTCGTCGGCGGGTGAGATGCCGGCGTTGTTGAAGGCGATGTCGAGGCGCCCGAGGTCGCCCGCGACCGAGTCGAAGAGCTGATTGACGGATGCCTCGTCGGCGACGTCGACCGGACGGAAGAGCCCGTCCACCTCGGCGGCCGCCCGCTCGCCCGACGCGGGGTCGACGTCGGCGATCACGACGCGGGCGCCTTCAGAGGCGAAGCGGCGGGCGGTGGCGAGGCCGATGCCGCTCGCACCACCGGTGACGATGGCGACCCGGTCGGCGAGGCGTTGGGTGAGGTCCATGGGTGTTTCCTGTCTGGATCGTGGGGCGTTTCGACTCGCTGCGCTCGCTCAACGACCGGTCACGGTCAGTCGGTGGCGAAGAAGACGTTCTTGGTCTCGGTGAAGTGCTCGGCGGCGTCGGGCCCGAGCTCGCGCCCGAGACCGGAGGCCTTCATCCCGCCGAACGGGGTGGCGTACCGCACCGAGGAGTGCGAGTTCACCGACAGCACGCCGCTCTTCACCCCCCGGGCGACGCGCACGGCGCGGCCGAGGTTCTCGGTCCACAGCGACCCGGCGAGGCCGTAGATCGTGTCGTTGGCGAGACGGATCGCGTCGGCCTCGTCGTCGAAGGGCAGCACCGCGACGACGGGTCCGAAGACCTCCTCCTGCGCGATCCTGTCGCCGGGGGATGCCAGCACCACCGTGGGCGCGAACCAGAAACCCTCGCCCGCCGGAGCTGCGCCGCGGAAGGCGACGTCGACGCCGTCGAGGAAGCCGGCGACGGTGTCGCGGTGAGAAGCGGAGATGAGCGGCCCCATGTCGGTGTCGGCCGACCCGGGGTCGCCGACCCGCCACGCCTGGACGGCCGGCTCGAGCAGCTCGAGGAACCGGTCGTAGACCGAGCGTTCGACGAGGAGGCGGCTGCGGGCGCAGCAGTCCTGCCCTGCGTTGTCGAACACCGATCCGGGCGCACTCGCGGCGGCGCGCTCGAGGTCGGCGTCGGCGAAGACGATGTTGGCCGACTTGCCGCCGAGCTCGAGCGTCACCGGCTTCAGCATGCGGGCACAGCCCGCCGCGACATCCGTCCCGACCTCGGTGGACCCCGTGAAGACGACCTTGCGGACGTCGGGGTGGCTGACGAACCGCTGTCCGACGACCGATCCCGATCCGGTGACGACCTGGAAGAGGCCGTCGGGAAGACCCGCGTCGAGAGCGAGCTCGCCCAGGCGGATCGCGGTCAGCGGCGTCAGCTCGGCCGGCTTCAGCACCACCGCGTTGCCGGCGGCGAGCGCCGGCGCGAACCCCCACGACGCGATCGTCATCGGGAAGTTCCACGGCACGATGATCCCCACCACGCCGTAGGGCTCGTGGAAGGTGACATCCAGTCCCCCGGCGACGGGGATCTGCTGGCCGATCAGGCGCTCGGGTGAGGCGGCGTAGTAGTTCAGCACCTGCGCGACGTGCGAGGCCTCCCACCTCGCCGACCCGATGGGGTGACCGGAGTTCTCCACCTCGAGGGCGGCGAGCTCGTCGACGTGCGCCTCGACGACCCGCGCGAAGGCGCGGAGGGCGTCGGCTCGGGCACCCGGGGCGAACGCTGCCCAGGCGCGCTGCGCCACCACGGCGCTCGCGATGGCGGCGTCGACCTCGGCGAGACCGGCGCGCGGGATCTCGCGGAACGCCCGTCCGGTGGCGGGGTTGACGAGGGTGATCGTGTCGCTCATGCCGACACCTCCTGCTCTGGGTGCGAAGCGCGCGAGCGGGCCCGGTAATCGGCGGCCTCGCGCACGAGCCCGGCGAAGAGCCGGCGGTCGTCGAGGTTCTGTTCGGGATGCCACTGCACGCCGAGCAGGTACCCATCGCCGGTGCCCTCCACGGCGTAGACCAGCCCGTCGTCGGTCCGCGCGGTGACGGCCAGCCCGTCGCCGAGGCGATCGATGCCCTGGTGGTGGTAGCTGTGCACCTCCTGCGTGCCGGCCCCGACGAGCTCCGCGAGCCGCGAGCCCGCCTCGACCTCGGCCGGGTTGGTCGCGAAGACGCCGTTCCCGAGGCGGTACTTCTCGGTGCCGAGCACGTCGGGGAGGTGCTGATGCAGGCTGCCGCCGCGTGCGACGTTGACCACCTGCATCCCGCGACAGATCGCCAGCACCGGCATCCGCCTGGCCTCCGCGCCCGAGAACAGCGCCAGCTCCCACGCGTCGCGATCGGCGCGGGCCGGGTCGGTGAGCGGATGCCGCGGCGCGCCGTACAGCTCGGGCTGCACGTCGACCCCGCCGGTGAGGATCAGCCCGTCGAGTCCGTCGAGGACCGCGGGCGCGGCGTCGTCGGGCGCCGGCTGCGGGGGAAGGAGCACCGCGATCCCCCCGGAGGCGGTCACGGCGTCGAAGTACACCTCGGGAAGGAAGGCGGCCCGCACATCCCACACCCCCTGGGCGGCCTGCTCGAGGTAGGTGGTGAGGCCGATGACGGGCCGCCTCGTCCGCGCGCCGCCGGTGTCGTCAGAGCCGCTCGAAACCACGCACCCGCTCCCAGTCGGTCACGGCGGCGTCGTAGGCCTCGACCTCGATGCGCGCCTGATTGAGGTAGTGCTCGACGACCTCGTCGCCGAAAGCCGCCCGCGCGATCGCGGACTCATCGAAGAGCTGCGCCGCCTCGCGGAGGGTCGTCGGCAGATGGTCGACGCCGGCGGCGTAGGCGTTGCCGCGCAGCGGGTCGGGAAGCGGCAGCTCGTGCTCGAGCCCGTGGAGGCCGCCGGCGATGATCGCGGAGATCGCCATGTAGGGGTTCACGTCGCCGCCGGGCACCCGGTTCTCCACGCGCAGCGACGAGCCGTGCCCGACCACGCGGAGGGCGCAGGTGCGGTTGTCCACGCCCCACGCGATGCCGGTCGGCGCGAAGCTGCCCTTCGCGAAGCGCTTGTACGAGTTGATCGTCGGGGCGTAGAGCAGGGTGAACTCGCGGAGCGTGGCGAGGATCCCGGCGATCCACGACTGCATCAGCGGACTGAACCCGTGAGGGCCGTCGCCGGACATCACCGGCTCCCCCGCCTCCGAGCGCACCGAGAGGTGGATGTGGCAGCTGTTGCCCTCGCGCTCGTTGAACTTCGCCATGAAGGTGATCGCCTTGCCGTGCTGGTCAGCGATCTGCTTCGCACCGGTCTTGTAGATGGTGTGCTGGTCGGCGGTCTCGAGCACCTCGGCGAAGCGGAACGCGATCTCCTGCTGCCCGAGGTTGCATTCGCCCTTCACCCCCTCGCAGTACATGCCCGCTCCGTCCATTCCCAGACGGATGTCACGCAGCAGCGGCTCCAGTCGGGTCGAGGCGAGGATGTCGTAGTCGACGTTGTAGTCGGTGGAGGGCTTCAGATCGCGGTACCCCTTGGCCCACGCGCAGCGGTAGCTCTCGTCGAAGACCATGAACTCCAGCTCCGTGCCGCTGTAGCCGACGAGCCCGCGCTCGGCGAGACGGGCGCGCTGGGCCTGCAGGATGGCTCGCGGCGACTGCGCGACAGCGTCGCCGCCCTCCCACCCGAGGTCGGCCATGACCAGCGCGGTTCCGGGCTGCCACGGGACGCGGCGCAGGGTCTCGATGTCGGGCAGCAGCATCATGTCGCCGTACCCGGTCTCCCAGCTGGCCATGGTGTAGCCGTCGACGGTGTTCATGTCGACGTCGACCGACAGGAGGTAGTTGCACGCCTCGGCGCCGTGGTGCAGCACCTCCTCCTGGAACAGCCGCGCCGACACCCGCTTGCCGACCAGGCGACCCTGGGCATCGGCGAAACCGACGATGACGGTGTCGATCTCACCGGCCGCGATGGCCGCCGCCAACTCGGACGGAGTCATGTTTCCCGGCATCCTTGCTCCTCACTGTGGTGCAGCGCTCCCCCACCGTCAGGCGGCGGCGCCTTTCGACCGATGCGCCGCCGACCGGTGGGGTCCGGTCGCGACCACTGTAACCGGGCTCGTCGAGATAAAGGTAGACACAGCCCACCATTGGGTCCACAATCATCCGCAAGGCGCACACCCTCGCCGCACCCGAGCGCACGGAGGACCGATGTCACAGTCGAAGAGCGAGCCCCAGAAGGTCGCCGGAGCGACCTATACGCGAGCGGGCCAGGACTACTTCGAAAAGCGCGGACTCAAACGCGCCGCGGGGATCTGGGGTCTGTGGGGCCTCGCCGTCGCCGCCGTGATCTCGGGAGACTTCTCGGGCTGGAACTTCGGCATCGACTTCGCCGGCTTCGGCGGCATGCTGATCGCGTTCGCCGTGCTGGTCCTGATGTACTACGGCCTGATCTTCTCGATCGGGGAGATGGCGGCGGCGATGCCGCACACCGGTGGCGCGTACTCGTTCGCGCGTTCGGCGATGGGCCCCTGGGGAGGGCTCGTCACCGGCGCGGCGGAGACGATCGAGTACGTGGCCACCACCGCTGTGATCGTCTACTTCTCGGCGTCCTACGCCGATGCGATCACGAGCGAACTGCTCGGCCTGTCGCTGCCGCCCTGGGTGTGGTGGCTGGTGCTCTACGTGGTGTTCATCGCCCTGAACTCGGCGGGGGCCGCGATCTCGTTCCGCTTCGCGATCGTCGTGTCGGTCATCTCGATCGGCATCATCGTCGTCTTCTCGCTGATGGCCGTCTTCTCCGGCGCGTTCCAGTGGGCGAACCTCTGGGACATCGCCCCCGACCCGGGTCAGACCGCGTTCCTGCCGCACGGCGTGCTGCCGATCCTGTTCGCCCTCCCCTTCGCGATGTGGTTCTTCCTCGGCATCGAGGAGCTGCCGCTGGCGGCGGAGGAATCCCACAACCCCGTGCGCGACATCCCGAAAGCCGGCTTCTGGGCCCGCGGCACGCTCATCGTCACGGGACTTCTCGTGCTCTTCCTCAACACCGGCGTCATCGGCGCCGAGGCGACCGGGGTCGCCGGTGAGCCGCTGCTCGACGGGTTCCGCGCGATCGTGGGCGACGAGGCGGCGGCGGTGCTCGCCCTCCTCGCCCTCGTCGGGCTTCTCGCCTCGCTCCAGGGGATCATGTTCGCCTACGGCCGCAACATGTACTCCCTCTCCCGCGCCGGCTACTACCCGCGCTTCCTCTCCCTGACCGGCAAGCGCAAGACCCCGTGGGTGGCTCTGACCGTCGGCGCGGCGATCGGCTTCGTGGCGCTGGCGATCCTCGACACCCTCGCCGCGGTGAACGAGGGCGCCGGCGCGGTCGCCGGCGCGATCGTGCTGAACATCGCGGTGTGGGGCGCGGTGCTGGCCTACTTCCTGCAGATGGTGTCGTTCGTGCTGCTGCGCCGGAAGTTCCCGAACGTCAACCGGCCCTACAAGAGTCCGTGGGGTGTGCCGGGTGCGATCCTGGCAGCGGTGATCGCGGCGATCGTCTTCGTCGGATTCCTCCTGAACCCGACGTTCCTTCCGGCGATCATCGCGATCGTGGTCGTGTACGTCGTCATCCTGCTCGGGTTCGGCCTATTCTTCCGTCACCGTCTCGTGCTTTCGCCCGAGGAGGAATACGCTTTGTCCGGGGGCCGCCACGGCGACCCTCAAGCAGAGGGATACGACGCCATGGAGTCTCAGGTCTTCGGCAAAGACGCCTGACCTTTCTCACCGGGGCGAGGTGCTGCGACTGGGGGGTTGCAGCGCCTCGCCGACGGAGAACGGATCGGATGTCGGGGGCCGCGGCTAAGGTCGCAGCATGCCCCGTCGCACCGCCACGACCGCCCCGTACCGGTGCACGGAGTGCGGGTGGACGACCGCCCGCTGGGTCGGGCGCTGCGGTGAGTGCCAGCAGTGGGGGACCGTCGTCGAGGCCGCAGAGCAGACCGGGATCACCACGCAGATCGCACCGGTCGCGCCGGGCGCGCAGCGCGCAGCGCGACCGATCACCGCGGTCGATACGCGCGACGCCCCGCGGCGGACGACGGGGGTCGGCGAGTTCGACCGGGTGCTCGGCGGGGGCCTCGTTCCCGGCGCGGCCATCCTCCTCTCCGGCGAGCCGGGAGTCGGCAAGTCCACGCTGCTGCTCGAGGTGGCCGTCCACACCGCGCGCAGCGGGCAGCGTGTGCTGTACGCAAGCGCCGAGGAGTCGCTCGCGCAGGTGCGCCTCCGCGCGGAACGCACCGGCGCCCTCCACGACGAGCTGTATCTGGCCAGCGAGACCGACCTCGCCACCATCCTCGGCCACATCGACGAGGTCGCTCCCGATCTGCTGATCGTCGACTCGGTGCAGACGGTGTCGTCCGCGATGTCCGACGGCGCGGCCGGGCACCCGAGCCAGGTCCGCGAGGTCGCCTCGACCCTCATCCGCGTCGCCAAGGAGCGCGCTCTGCCGACGATCCTGGTCGGACACGTCACGAAAGACGGCACGATCGCCGGCCCGCGCATCCTCGAGCACCTCGTCGACGTGGTCTGCCAGTTCGAGGGCGACCGACAGACATCGCTCCGGTTCGTGAGGGCCCTGAAGAACCGCTTCGGCCCGACCGACGAGGTCGGATGCTTCGACATGACCGGGGAGGGAATCGCTGAGGTGCCCGACCCCAGCGCTCTGTTCCTCGGGCACGGCGAGCCGGTCCCCGGCACGTGCGTCACCATCGCGCTCGAGGGCCGCCGGGCGATTCCGGTGGAGATCCAGGCCCTGACCATCCCCACGGCGTCGCCGAACGCCCGCCGCGTCGTCAGCGGTGTGGACGGCGCCCGGGTGGCGATGATCCTCGCCGTGATCGAGAAGCGCCTCAACCTCAAGGTCTCGGCGTGCGACGTCTACGTCTCGACCGTCGGCGGGGTGCGCCTGCTCGAACCTGCGGCAGATCTGGCCATCGCGGTCGCCGTGGTGAACTCGATGCGCGACCGTGCGCTGGCGCGCGGAGTCGCCGCCATCGGCGAGCTCACCCTCGCGGGCGAGGTGCGGCCGGTCACGCAGGCGGCGCAGCGGCGCACCGAGGCCGGCCGGCTCGGCTACGCGACGGTCGTCGATGCGTCATCCGGTCATCTCGCCGCCGCGCTCCGAGACCTGGTGCCCCACGCCTCGGGGCGCCTGCGCGACGTTCCCGAGTTCTGAGCGCCGATCGCGCGGCGGCGCCGGAGTCAGGCGTCGAGCGCGGCGATGAGATCGTCGGGTGATGCCTGCATCGGGTGGGGGCCGGCGATGTCGAAGAACACCGTCTTCACCGCCTCGCGATGGCGGCCGAGGAAGGCGCGCAGCCACGCCGGAGACTGCAGGGCCACCGTGGGCGGCAGACTCTCGGGCTTGTGAGCGGCATCGCTGAAAAGCAGGAGGGCGAGGTCGCCCGATTCGGGGTCGCGGTAGGTCCACACCTCGCCGGCGTCGCGCGGGTCATCGCGGGCTCCGGCGCGCAGCAGCGGGACGACGGTGGGTCCGTGCCGCAGAGCGAACGCCACCGCGGCCATATCCTGCGTCTGCAGCGCGTCACTGAGCGCGGTGTTGCGGAAATCCAGCTCGGGCGCTCGTCGAGCGCGCTTCTTCCCCGCCATCCCTCCAGCCTACGGGAACGTCAATGGCCCTCCCGGGGACCCTCTGCGAGGAAAGGATCGGCGGAAGGGCCATGCCCACCGGGGCACGTCTGGACGCTCGCTGGGGACGAACTCGCTGCTGGGGACAACGACGACAGCTCACCCGATGGACAGCTCTAGGATACGTCGCTGCATCGACTTTCCGCTGTCCCCCAAATGGGGGACACGCCGGTGACGGAAGGCGGGAGGATAGGCCGTTTTCCGCGCCCGCCGAAAAGATGAAAATCATGTCCCCCAAACGGTGGACAAGGCCGCTCGACGACGGTTAGTGTGATCACGGCGATCGAGCGGGGCTGGGGCTATCACAAGCCGCTCGATCCAACTGGGGAAGCTGGGAGCCAAGGGGGCATGGGGGCCGACTGATCGTTCACAGCATGTGAGTCCCCTCGCATCGACTGCATCGATGCGAGGGGACCGCAATCCCGTCTGAAGCACGATGACCGATTGGGGATTCGGACGGGTCGGCTACTTGGGGGACGCCGACCCGGTGCTGGGGACACCGTACGTGCTCCTGAGTCCAGGGACCAGCCAACTCTAACCCGGCCGCGGCGCCCACACGCCGCGGCCGGGTGGTATATCGCCTGGTCAGGTGATATATCAGTTCGTCGGTGTGGCTTCGCGTCGCCCGGAGCTCACAGAAGCAGGAACTGTGCGGTGTTCGTGGAGTTCACCCCGCCGATCGAAACATACAGGTGGTACGACGCCCCGCCCGCCGGCGCGGCCTGGCGTTCGGTCGCACCGCAGGTCTCCACCGACGATCGCGTGCGGTCCCAGGTGATGGGTGCGGCACTGGTGACGACCTGATTCTCCTCCAGCAGCACCATCAGGTCGCTCGGCTCCGCCTGACAGTCGGTGGACTTCCACCAGGTGTCATTGCCGCTCATCACCGTGAACACCTGGCCGGTCGTGCCGACGTTCAGCGTGCACGCGTCGCCGTTGTTGGTGAGCCGGATCGACAGCTGCGGGTTCTCCCCCGCCGCGTACTCGGTCTTGTCGGTGACAGCCTCGACGAGCAGGTCTCCGGGCACGCACGGCTCTGCCGAGCTCGTGACAGCCGCATCGTCCGCGGTCTCGGAGCTCTCGGCGTCCGGCGCGGCGCTCTCAGAGCCCGGTCCCGGCGTCGGCGTCGCTGCCGAACCGTCGGACTCCAGCGCCGGCAAGTCGGTGGCGACGGGGTCGCCCGTCGGCGTCGACGATGCGACGGGCGCGGGTCCGTCCGCGGCGGAGCCCCGCCAGGGTGGCGCGACGATCAGCCACACCACGAGGGCGATGACCGCGGCCAGACCGAGGAGCACCACGAGGCGCCGCCGGCGATACACCGCCGGGGAATGGCGCCGACGCGCGACGGTTTCGGTCATGCGACCAGGCTAGGTCGCCGTCGTCACCCGCCCGGGACGGCACGCCCTGGAGGCTCGGGAAAACGACAGCGCCGACGCGCCGCCGTGAGGCGGACGCGCCGGCGCGGAGGCGTCGGTCAGCGAGTGACGCTGCGGTTGCGCGT
The Microbacterium sp. SLBN-154 DNA segment above includes these coding regions:
- a CDS encoding site-specific integrase, which gives rise to MGSIQSYSTKDGKRYLVRYKKPDRTHGAKRGFRTKRDAEEFLASVTVAIRQQEYVDPSDSRITIGELGNIWLQDQRAVLKPSSMHPLESCWRVHVQPRWASIRVNAVRYSDARSWVTELSERRGASTVIRAYGILASILDVAVRDRRLRENPVRGIKLPRKQPKRRVYLTHRQVELLASESRYPDIILFLAYTGLRWGEATGLRVRDVDPMRRRVHVQENAVMVNGTVHTGTPKTHAARSVPYPDFLDPAIRADMRGKAAEHLLFGDGDDHLRLPSSQDGWFAAAVRRAREIDPDFPYISPHDLRHTAASLAISAGANVKAVQRMLGHASAAMTLDTYADLFDDDLDYVAQALSRARDTQRTITIPESSHAGPAGYRGPGRSYGQLDR
- a CDS encoding L-lactate dehydrogenase yields the protein MAVIENSKVTIVGAGSVGASTAYAALIRGSARHVALYDIATAKVDAEVLDLAHGTQFTGRSDIVGGSDIGVAEGSHVIVITAGAKQDPGQTRIDLAGVNAGILQRMLPELLDVAPNAIYVIVTNPCDVLTVRAQQETGLPPERIFASGTVLDTSRLRWKLAQRAGVSTSSVHAYIVGEHGDTEFPLWSRATIGTVPIREWQAAGHPPMTQTELDEIAVDVRDAAYKVIQGKGATNYAIGLSSARIIEAVLGDEHAVMPVSTVLRDFHGVDGVALSVPSIVSASGATPVRETTFSDHELELFHRSAAAIHDVARSLP
- a CDS encoding FadR/GntR family transcriptional regulator, which encodes MSAVSVEVPLPAVRRAVYRPVRGGNALEDTIARLIQTVRLGVVAPGESLPPERELAGLYGVSRDTVREAIRELADTGYLVRRRGRYGGTFVADPLPQPASVAVSATELEDVLGLRRVLEAGAARTAAGRTLDPEARAELWARHEEAALVGTDDYRRLDTLLHLTIAELAAVPSLVALIAENRAQVNVWLDAFPLLPRNIEHSNAQHEAIVTAILAGRADAAEAAVLEHLAGSESLLRGFLG
- a CDS encoding 3-oxoacyl-ACP reductase, coding for MDLTQRLADRVAIVTGGASGIGLATARRFASEGARVVIADVDPASGERAAAEVDGLFRPVDVADEASVNQLFDSVAGDLGRLDIAFNNAGISPADDDSIETTELPAWDRVQDVNLKSVYLCSRAALRHMVPAGRGSIINTASFVALLGSATSQISYTASKGGVLAMTRELGVQFARQGIRVNALCPGPVNTPLLRELFAEDPERAQRRLIHVPMGRFAEPEEMAAAVAFLASDDASFITATAFVVDGGITNAYVTPL
- a CDS encoding aldehyde dehydrogenase family protein; amino-acid sequence: MSDTITLVNPATGRAFREIPRAGLAEVDAAIASAVVAQRAWAAFAPGARADALRAFARVVEAHVDELAALEVENSGHPIGSARWEASHVAQVLNYYAASPERLIGQQIPVAGGLDVTFHEPYGVVGIIVPWNFPMTIASWGFAPALAAGNAVVLKPAELTPLTAIRLGELALDAGLPDGLFQVVTGSGSVVGQRFVSHPDVRKVVFTGSTEVGTDVAAGCARMLKPVTLELGGKSANIVFADADLERAAASAPGSVFDNAGQDCCARSRLLVERSVYDRFLELLEPAVQAWRVGDPGSADTDMGPLISASHRDTVAGFLDGVDVAFRGAAPAGEGFWFAPTVVLASPGDRIAQEEVFGPVVAVLPFDDEADAIRLANDTIYGLAGSLWTENLGRAVRVARGVKSGVLSVNSHSSVRYATPFGGMKASGLGRELGPDAAEHFTETKNVFFATD
- a CDS encoding gamma-glutamyl-gamma-aminobutyrate hydrolase family protein — translated: MVSSGSDDTGGARTRRPVIGLTTYLEQAAQGVWDVRAAFLPEVYFDAVTASGGIAVLLPPQPAPDDAAPAVLDGLDGLILTGGVDVQPELYGAPRHPLTDPARADRDAWELALFSGAEARRMPVLAICRGMQVVNVARGGSLHQHLPDVLGTEKYRLGNGVFATNPAEVEAGSRLAELVGAGTQEVHSYHHQGIDRLGDGLAVTARTDDGLVYAVEGTGDGYLLGVQWHPEQNLDDRRLFAGLVREAADYRARSRASHPEQEVSA
- a CDS encoding glutamine synthetase family protein produces the protein MPGNMTPSELAAAIAAGEIDTVIVGFADAQGRLVGKRVSARLFQEEVLHHGAEACNYLLSVDVDMNTVDGYTMASWETGYGDMMLLPDIETLRRVPWQPGTALVMADLGWEGGDAVAQSPRAILQAQRARLAERGLVGYSGTELEFMVFDESYRCAWAKGYRDLKPSTDYNVDYDILASTRLEPLLRDIRLGMDGAGMYCEGVKGECNLGQQEIAFRFAEVLETADQHTIYKTGAKQIADQHGKAITFMAKFNEREGNSCHIHLSVRSEAGEPVMSGDGPHGFSPLMQSWIAGILATLREFTLLYAPTINSYKRFAKGSFAPTGIAWGVDNRTCALRVVGHGSSLRVENRVPGGDVNPYMAISAIIAGGLHGLEHELPLPDPLRGNAYAAGVDHLPTTLREAAQLFDESAIARAAFGDEVVEHYLNQARIEVEAYDAAVTDWERVRGFERL
- a CDS encoding amino acid permease, producing the protein MSQSKSEPQKVAGATYTRAGQDYFEKRGLKRAAGIWGLWGLAVAAVISGDFSGWNFGIDFAGFGGMLIAFAVLVLMYYGLIFSIGEMAAAMPHTGGAYSFARSAMGPWGGLVTGAAETIEYVATTAVIVYFSASYADAITSELLGLSLPPWVWWLVLYVVFIALNSAGAAISFRFAIVVSVISIGIIVVFSLMAVFSGAFQWANLWDIAPDPGQTAFLPHGVLPILFALPFAMWFFLGIEELPLAAEESHNPVRDIPKAGFWARGTLIVTGLLVLFLNTGVIGAEATGVAGEPLLDGFRAIVGDEAAAVLALLALVGLLASLQGIMFAYGRNMYSLSRAGYYPRFLSLTGKRKTPWVALTVGAAIGFVALAILDTLAAVNEGAGAVAGAIVLNIAVWGAVLAYFLQMVSFVLLRRKFPNVNRPYKSPWGVPGAILAAVIAAIVFVGFLLNPTFLPAIIAIVVVYVVILLGFGLFFRHRLVLSPEEEYALSGGRHGDPQAEGYDAMESQVFGKDA